From Chrysemys picta bellii isolate R12L10 chromosome 1, ASM1138683v2, whole genome shotgun sequence:
ccagcgtaagataaGACAGACTTGTAGCTTGAACTGCTTTCTGATTCTTGTTCCCCAAGGTATGCCTCAGTGACTAAAAACATGATTCACCAGCACACATGCTGTGGTTTGGTGGTTTGAACTATTGTTTAATGTGGGGAATAAATTCTATCCATTTTGTAAACAAACAGGTGTTAGTTAGCATATACTTATCCCATCTTGATCTGTGGAATGGGTTCACTAAAGTCAAGTTGTAAATCTGACCATGAGAAAGCAATTTCTCTGGATTGCAAAGGATGTCTGAACCTTGTCCTGGTGAGTTGCTATTTATGGAGTGTAACAACCTCTTTCAAAATAGCTCATGCATGTCTTGCCAGTATGCTGCTTACTTCAGGGCTTGGTAGCTGTCATGGATACCTAAATGACTACTTCTATAGAAATCATTAACAAAAGTCCTTAATAGTTCTTGGGAACTAGTTATCATggcattttgtgtgtgtaaaagtcTTTTTAAAAGGCTGAGTCATTCGTTTTGGTTCATCTTTGGTTTATAGTTCTTTATTATTCCTCAGATCTTGATCAGTAATAAAACTTATTAGCCTTTTATGTATTTGTAAAACCTAGAAATGACTGTCTTGTAACTGCTTTCACAAAATCTGATTCATCCCTGTCTCTTTGTCTGTTATGCCTGAAGATGTGGTATCAGAGTAATCAACTTACATGACCTTGTATTCTGTATGCTTGGCCTGGGCTTTTCTAGTATTTCCTATATTTATACTATGTACTTTATTTACACCTTGGTTCATGTTTATAAATTCCCATGGTATCTTGTTGAAAGCTGCTTCTTTGGCTAGAACATCAGCTTCATAATTATCAGACCATCTGCATAAATGCTCTTCCACTTTCTTTCCAGCAAATAATCAATTGCTGCAATCAGTTCTTTTTGTCTAACTGGCTTACCCTTGGAACTGTGGAATCCATCTTGCTTCCATGTGAGTTGGTTAATGGCAACTGTCCATCTTGAAAGTTGATGATATGAGTGCCAAAGCAGTTCAGTTACTATGTGTCGTGCTACATCATTGTGGGTGGCTAAAAAGACCAATTCTTGAGTGACTATTCTTGCCACAGATAATGTGGGTATAAGGCACAGGGCAAGAAGATAAAGTTGGCGCACTACTAGCTCTTGAAGCCTGCTGTACTTTCCTCTCTCAACCACCTCTCTTCAGCCTCTTTGAGTCCCTGGTGCACTGTAGCACTCCAGTATGGCCTGTTGCTAGTTGCATCTTCCCAGCTTGCAGTGTTGATGTTGACAGTTTTCAAGTCCCTCTTGCAAACATCTCTGGACTTGAGCCTTGGAGCACCCACAAGCTGGTTCAATATATCACATAAATGTGCATTTAAATACATTCTTTATCTCTCTTTGACTGTTTTGTGGCAACTGAAAGAGCTGACAGTCTCTTATCTGTTATTTATAATTCATAGCTCTCTGACATTTTTGGAGAGAGGAGGTCCCCGTTTGCCAGAATTTCATTTTCCTACCATTTCTGTAGTTTTGAATGGCTTTCACATGTGTAACTTTCTCTTAAAAACTTCTAACTTTTGAGAGGGGAATAGGATGGCATACAGCTGTAATAGGCATCTTTGTATGCTTATCATTTCCTAAACCCACAACCACCACACTTTATTATCTTTATTGGTTTAGCTTTCACTTTGCTAGAGTTCtcacagcagaaaaaaaatctgtttctttgCAGCTGGTACTAATCCCTTTCACAAGAGTAAGTTAGGAAAACATTGCACTCAAATAAAATTACAAAGAACTTATAAAAACAAAGATCAAAACAATTTCACAGAAGCAAAGCAAAACAAGTACATTCTCACAGCACACTTCTCATTGAGAAGTCAGCCCACCCCAGGTACAAGGGAAAATGTTATTTAACTCATTATGCCTATATAAGTCACCGAAATATTAAGTGTTAGCTTTTAGATGTGTAGTGCATTAAAAACTTTTCACATAGGGTGTTCTTTCTTTTCTCACAGCCCAGTGCTTAACTTCTCAATAATCTGTGTGAGGTAACATACAaagtaaaaaagtttttaaatgaggaagGAAAATACAATTTTTCTTTACGGATGGAAATAGTAATAAGACTGCAGTCAAAAACATTCTCAGCTCACAGCTTTATAAATTATTTTGTTAAAGCAATTTCCCACAACCAAACAccgacaaaacaaaaacattaaaataaagagGTGGGGGAATACTCTTATAATTATAGATGAGTGAGTTGCTGTAATGATGTTACATTGCTCTGAAGCTTTCCAGACAGTTTTGAAAGTCTCAGGATGTCTGTCTTTGTAGTCCTGGAGCATATTAGTTTTTAAACAGTGAAATGTGTTACAAAAAAAGATTTCATCAGGAATCAGGTTGCCTTTTGCATGACTCAAGTGAAGGGATTTCAGTCCTTCCTTAAAATTCCATGTGGATCACATTAGTCCATAGACCTTATATCCATTACAGTCTCTCTTCAAACAGTAGGTCGGTTCAGTTGGTCTCATTGTCATGACAGGCTAGTGCTAGGCTCAGCTGTGAATTCTACCCAAGGAAATGTTTTCTCACAGTGGTCTTTTCCCTTTCCAGCTCATTCTAACTCTGGCCTGGGTGTGGGCTGAAGAATGCTTGGGAGTATCCCCAAACCCAGATACCCAACAAATCCATGGGACAGCCCTGGGGAGAAAGAAGAGGGAGCCAAAGTGTCAGATGGGAGAGTACCTACACTCCAACAGGACCCACTGCTGCATGAGATGCCATGCAGGTACAGTAGAGTGTAACACTGAGTCTTTACTGCTAAGGCCAGAGAGGCATTCCTGTTTCCTGAACTCTCAGTCCAAATATCTCTTGTTCCCCAGCTATCCCTGGTGAGAATGCCACATCCTGGAGTAAAGGAGACATGTACTTTTAGTCATGGGATCTCCTctctccttgtcccctcaccCTGGTGAGTGCATCCCCTGCTGGGGCTAAGGAAACATACCATTTACCTGCACTCTCAGCCAGATGCTGCTCAAGACAATCTGCTgcctaggcaaaacttcagtgtgcacccctcacccctgccccctcccactacaAAATCACCCCACCCTTTAGCATGCCAGGTGGCAATGCTATGAGAGGCCACCCCCCAGAAAGCTGCCATCCTAGGCAACTGTCTAGTTTGCCTATAGCTAGAGCAGCCTCTCAGCTCTGGGTTCCCCTGTCCCCTACAGTGTCCCTGGCTCTCATTTGCCCTAGGGGAATGTCTCTTTATGCCTGTCAGATCCCTGTTTGGTGATTCTGTTTCAGGGACTTACTTGGCAGAAGACTGTCAGTCAGACAAACTTGTGACCATCTGCAACCGATGTCCTAAGGGCACGTTCACGGCTACGGATAACACTTTGAGGAAATGCATTAGTTGCCAACGGTGCCGTTCAGGTGAGTCTCACCCGTGGGatgatggggatgggggaagcgggTGGTGGTGGCGGGACAGGGACTGCAGGAGTGGACATGGAGATACGGCAGTGAGGAATGAGGATAGAGTggaggtgggtggatggggaCAAGAACAGTGGAGGAAAAGGATAGGGACAGTGTTGGTAATTGCAATGGAGTGGTGGTGTTTTGATGAGGACATGAGCTTGTAGGGAGTGATTGTCAGGCTCTTTGGTACCAACTCTTAGTTGGGGAAATAGAGGATGATGATGTCTGTTTCCGGCCTGTGCTGTCACCATGAAGAGGACCCAGTGGTGGAAAGAGGGTGGaatcatctctctccctctctgtcgcCTCTCAGAATTACAGCAGATAACACTGTCTGAGTGCACTGAAAAGAAGGATACAGTCTGTGGCTGTCTGCCCAACCAATTTCAGAGCGAACCCAATACTTTATTCAAATGTAAGAACTGCAACCCATGCCACAACGGGACCATCCGGAAAAACTGTGAGTGTAACACAGACAGCTGCTACTGCTGCCAGGGCAGGACATAgcaccccttcctcccacccactcgCCTTGGGGGAGCCATATCCCCTGCCTTGGTGTGATTTCTCTCCTGAAGCAATTTCTTGTTCCTTCCCTCCTACTGTATTTCCCTGAATCCAGGAATGATTTCACCTTCTACAGTCTTTGCTACTCCTCCTTGCCCCCATGCAATCTTTGCTCCCCCATCACAGATTATCTCTCTCTCCTGTACCACAGAGTGAACTTTTCCCCCCCTCCATATACCCAGAAGAAATTTCCTGCTTCATATTAATTCCTCCCACCCTGCCTATGCTGGAGCCAGTCCTCTCTGTCCTGAGTAAATTTTTCCTTCTGCTCTGGTGTGGATACTTCTCCCCTGCTGCTCTGAAGCAATGTCTTCCCACTCCCCTCAACAAGCCCTGGTAGGATCGtactctcacacacactctggaGCAGTTTTACACCTCCTATGTCCTGGAGTGATGCACTCCCACACTATCGTAGAATCActttctcctctgctccccctgTCCTTGATTGATTTCCCTCTCCCTTGCATGGGGCAGTTCTCTCCTCCAGCCTCTCCCTGACTTGGGAGTGATTTTTCCATACCCCTCTCCTTATGGAGAgacttagggtctgtctacacttgaaatgctacagttgcaccactgtagcaattcagtatagacactacctatgttgatgggagaacgCCTCCCATTGtcatagataatccacctccctgagagatggtagctagattgattgaagaattcttccatcgacctagcactgtctacacagagacttaagtcagcttaactatgccactcaggccaggggtgtggattttttacatccctgaccaacatagttaaACCGATCTAATTttctggtgtagaccaggccttagttctgCACCACCTCCCTCCTGACCTAGACTCACTTCCTCCTCCATTCCCTTTCTCCTGTAGtctgttttccttcttttcccaTAGTACAGTTCCCTCCCCAATTGTTCTGAAGCTAGTCTCCCCCTCCTTGGCAATTTTCTCCTTCCACATCTCACACCTTCCCTGGTATGAATTTCCCTGCCCCTTAGGCGagtcccctcctctgccctgccccttcccattccggcttgtctctctctcacacttgcACACACTCACACTTGCCCTAGAAtgacttccctcctccccctgcccttgagcaatttccttccctctcctctgaCTTAGAGctatttccctccctcctccccctagtgctctccccatcccccctatGAGTTCTGGAGCCATTTTCCCTCCTTTCCTCAAGTGAGTTTTGCCTTTTTCCGCCCTGCCCGGCCTTTAGCtggttccctccctcccacatctAAAATGGTATGACTTCCCCTTGAGCAGTTTCCCTGACAACTACACTAGAGCATTTTTCCTTATAGATATTGCCCACACATGACATCCCACACCTCAGAGTTATTTCCCCCTCCGCCCTGTCCTGATTGGCTTCCTCACCCATGCCTGCTGCTCTGGAGCCacttctccctctccttcccctcctgcttGCTCTGTAGTGAATATTTTCCCTTGTGTACTTCTCTATTTCCATCCTTCAACCCAGTTTCTGCTACACTGGAGCAGTTTCCCTCTGTCCTGTGCTCCCCCTGCTCTGGAACAGTTTTCCCCAACCACCAGCTACCAGGGAGTGTCACACCTGCCCCCATCTCCTCTCAAACACTCGTGCCATCGAGTGATTCACCTTCCTGACAACAATTTCCCTACCCCCAAAGAGAGATCATCCTCTCCCCACCCTAGAGGGATTTTCCTTCTCCGTCATCTCCCCTGGGGCTGACATTTCCCTCTTTTCTCTACAGGTGCAAAGGACAGTGACACGATCTGTGTATGTCACCATGGATACTTCCTGCACAAAAATAACTGCAACCCTTGCAGCAGGTTGGTGTCCTGTTCCTATGCTCCACCTACTTGTGCAACAGTGAGTGGACTCCATTAGACACTGACCTTCTGCAGGCAGATTGAATAACCTTatcttccaggctcaggctgcccCCCAGTGCTGTCACCAGGCAGATTTGCAAGGAGCTGTGAAATGGGGCAGTCCCTGGGAATACTTGAAACATGGTGCCCTCACTCCCCACATCACTCAGATTTCTGCTTCCTCTTTCAGTTGTAATGAAGAAGAATGTAAGAAGGACTGTCCCGCAATGCCGAGTCCATCAGCGTTCCCCTCAGTGAAGAATGACTACTGGGGTACGCAGGGTATTGGCATTTCTCCAACATTTGCTTCTGCTTTCACTACCAACCCCATCACCCCTGCCCTAAGACAGCCCTATccatcctcctctctccccacttttCCTCTGCTTTCACTCCCGTCCCCATCTTCACATGTTCCCTTTCCAGTCTTGCTCCTGTCCTTActcccaccctctccccttcCTTCTGTTACTCACTCGATCTCTCTCCTTCATCTAGGTCATACCATCTTACTCATTGGCCTCGTCGTTGTGCTTGCAGCTAGCCTTGGGCTGCTCTTTGCAGTTAAATTGATCAAGCAATACCGTCAAAGAGTGACAACCGCTATTTTTTACTCATGTGGTGAGTACAACAGTCTCTGTGGTGATACCGGCTGGGCGGATTTTGGGGgcgttgggggggagggagatatgGGGGTTGGCCAGAGTAGATGCGCTCATTGTCCTGATTTTGGCAGTTCTTACAGTCTTGCATCTATTCTCACGCCTGTGACGAGAATCCCTCCCATGAGCTTGTTGCTGGGATTTGTGCATTTCACCACAATCCCTCGAGTGAAGTCAGAGCTGTGGAGGTACCCATGGGCTTGAGCTGCTTTTTCTGTATATCTTGGAGGGAAGGAAGTGAAAacaatttctccttttttttcagtttctacgCAGCAGCCAAAGAAGGAGCCGGTATCTGAAGTAAGCAAGGTACTCAGTGCAGAAACCTACCTTCAGATTATCATTCCCCTCAGTCCCATTCCACCtgcctggggcccagggcaataTTCTTCCCCTCAGCCTGTTCTCAGGGTTCGTACTTCTGAACGTCCCGAGCATTAGGGCTCTGGGCTGTATATACAAAGAGACAACTTCTCAGTTTCACGGACCCCCCGCCCGACTAGTGAGGACTAGTTCCTGAGTTCCTATCCCCAGGCTTCATCTTGccccgttctctctctctcaggattCATGCTTCTCAGACACTTGCAGATGACTCTCATGTCCCACCCTGTCCCCCTACATACACATCCATCCTTTATGCCTGGCTTGGCCAAGCCTGGCAGATTTAGCTCATTGAATTTCTCCTCAGAACTTGATCCCTCCAGTTCCCTGAGCatttctgtggctcttctctgagctccttCAATTTGTCGCTACCTCTCTGGGATTAAGGAGCTCAGAGCTGAGCACAGTATTGGGGTCTCCTCAAGACTGTATAAAGAGGGactgtcccctccctcctctggaaCTCGTTTGAGGTCTCTGAGAGCATGGGGCcctgagctgggctcccggcaTGACTCAGTTCTGTAGATGTTTCCTCTTAGACCCCCATTTTCTGATGCCAAGAGAAAGTTTAACCCTCTTGCTGTGCGAGTAAGAAATGTTTGACTCCATCCTCACAAATAAGGTGTCTGTGGGGAGTTCCCCTCCCTCACGGGGAAGATTTAACTTCTGGGTCCCTGATCCACATCTCTCTTTACCCTGTTAAGTGTGCAGTGGCAGCTGTTCCCCTCAGATATAGTGGTGTTGGGCTGCCCCAGCGGTGATTCCGGAGTAAATACTTGTCTCTCACAGGTTGTGATAAATGAGAGGAAAGCTGCCACCTTTGCTCCGGTACCACCTCAGATCGAAAATATGTGGACAGCCAATTCTGTGCCAAGGTCAATGGTTGAACAGGAGTTACCAGATTGTGTCAGACCTGCTGGAAAGACTCAACTCCCAGACAGTGAGTGCAGCTTCCCCTGAGAAACAGGATTTCTGTGCGCACGGGGGGGTGGGATGTGCATGTGCCTGTGCAGCATGTGCACCTGTGTGCATATGTGCATGACAACTCTGTGCATCAGTTGCAGCCCTGTGCCCAAAACAGATCTAGTACATATGAGTTCACATGTGTTGGTGTTTGCCTGAGGCCAGCCAAGAGTGGCCTGTTGCATGTGTCCAGTCCTGGACAGTCTTGTTTTGGTGAGTTTATGGCTTGCTGTACTTTACTGTGTGAATGTATGGCAGTGACACAGTGCAAGC
This genomic window contains:
- the TNFRSF1A gene encoding tumor necrosis factor receptor superfamily member 1A isoform X9; translated protein: MSATLREGLALMRTTEFLSHGEGRVNGLILTLAWVWAEECLGVSPNPDTQQIHGTALGRKKREPKCQMGEYLHSNRTHCCMRCHAGTYLAEDCQSDKLVTICNRCPKGTFTATDNTLRKCISCQRCRSELQQITLSECTEKKDTVCGCLPNQFQSEPNTLFKCKNCNPCHNGTIRKNCAKDSDTICVCHHGYFLHKNNCNPCSSCNEEECKKDCPAMPSPSAFPSVKNDYWGHTILLIGLVVVLAASLGLLFAVKLIKQYRQRVTTAIFYSCVSTQQPKKEPVSEVSKVVINERKAATFAPVPPQIENMWTANSVPRSMVEQELPDCVRPAGKTQLPDNPVVLYTVADHVLLSRWKEFVRRLGLSDYEIERIELEQRRVRDAQYEMLRQWRLQMGQGATVERISYVLNQMELSGCSEAIQEALAGQP
- the TNFRSF1A gene encoding tumor necrosis factor receptor superfamily member 1A isoform X1; its protein translation is MSATLREGLALMRTTEFLSHGEGRVNGIRAGLGGLLCRRGSYHGDVGYDRTMAHPEPSPALVATLILTLAWVWAEECLGVSPNPDTQQIHGTALGRKKREPKCQMGEYLHSNRTHCCMRCHAGTYLAEDCQSDKLVTICNRCPKGTFTATDNTLRKCISCQRCRSELQQITLSECTEKKDTVCGCLPNQFQSEPNTLFKCKNCNPCHNGTIRKNCAKDSDTICVCHHGYFLHKNNCNPCSSCNEEECKKDCPAMPSPSAFPSVKNDYWGTQGHTILLIGLVVVLAASLGLLFAVKLIKQYRQRVTTAIFYSCVSTQQPKKEPVSEVSKVVINERKAATFAPVPPQIENMWTANSVPRSMVEQELPDCVRPAGKTQLPDNPVVLYTVADHVLLSRWKEFVRRLGLSDYEIERIELEQRRVRDAQYEMLRQWRLQMGQGATVERISYVLNQMELSGCSEAIQEALAGQP
- the TNFRSF1A gene encoding tumor necrosis factor receptor superfamily member 1A isoform X3 translates to MSATLREGLALMRTTEFLSHGEGRVNGIRAGLGGLLCRRGSYHGDVGYDRTMAHPEPSPALVATLILTLAWVWAEECLGVSPNPDTQQIHGTALGRKKREPKCQMGEYLHSNRTHCCMRCHAGTYLAEDCQSDKLVTICNRCPKGTFTATDNTLRKCISCQRCRSELQQITLSECTEKKDTVCGCLPNQFQSEPNTLFKCKNCNPCHNGTIRKNCAKDSDTICVCHHGYFLHKNNCNPCSSCNEEECKKDCPAMPSPSAFPSVKNDYWGHTILLIGLVVVLAASLGLLFAVKLIKQYRQRVTTAIFYSCVSTQQPKKEPVSEVVINERKAATFAPVPPQIENMWTANSVPRSMVEQELPDCVRPAGKTQLPDNPVVLYTVADHVLLSRWKEFVRRLGLSDYEIERIELEQRRVRDAQYEMLRQWRLQMGQGATVERISYVLNQMELSGCSEAIQEALAGQP
- the TNFRSF1A gene encoding tumor necrosis factor receptor superfamily member 1A isoform X6 — protein: MAHPEPSPALVATLILTLAWVWAEECLGVSPNPDTQQIHGTALGRKKREPKCQMGEYLHSNRTHCCMRCHAGTYLAEDCQSDKLVTICNRCPKGTFTATDNTLRKCISCQRCRSELQQITLSECTEKKDTVCGCLPNQFQSEPNTLFKCKNCNPCHNGTIRKNCAKDSDTICVCHHGYFLHKNNCNPCSRLVSCSYAPPTCATISASSFSCNEEECKKDCPAMPSPSAFPSVKNDYWGTQGHTILLIGLVVVLAASLGLLFAVKLIKQYRQRVTTAIFYSCVSTQQPKKEPVSEVVINERKAATFAPVPPQIENMWTANSVPRSMVEQELPDCVRPAGKTQLPDNPVVLYTVADHVLLSRWKEFVRRLGLSDYEIERIELEQRRVRDAQYEMLRQWRLQMGQGATVERISYVLNQMELSGCSEAIQEALAGQP
- the TNFRSF1A gene encoding tumor necrosis factor receptor superfamily member 1A isoform X8; translation: MAHPEPSPALVATLILTLAWVWAEECLGVSPNPDTQQIHGTALGRKKREPKCQMGEYLHSNRTHCCMRCHAGTYLAEDCQSDKLVTICNRCPKGTFTATDNTLRKCISCQRCRSELQQITLSECTEKKDTVCGCLPNQFQSEPNTLFKCKNCNPCHNGTIRKNCAKDSDTICVCHHGYFLHKNNCNPCSSCNEEECKKDCPAMPSPSAFPSVKNDYWGTQGHTILLIGLVVVLAASLGLLFAVKLIKQYRQRVTTAIFYSCVSTQQPKKEPVSEVSKVVINERKAATFAPVPPQIENMWTANSVPRSMVEQELPDCVRPAGKTQLPDNPVVLYTVADHVLLSRWKEFVRRLGLSDYEIERIELEQRRVRDAQYEMLRQWRLQMGQGATVERISYVLNQMELSGCSEAIQEALAGQP
- the TNFRSF1A gene encoding tumor necrosis factor receptor superfamily member 1A isoform X11; translated protein: MAHPEPSPALVATLILTLAWVWAEECLGVSPNPDTQQIHGTALGRKKREPKCQMGEYLHSNRTHCCMRCHAGTYLAEDCQSDKLVTICNRCPKGTFTATDNTLRKCISCQRCRSELQQITLSECTEKKDTVCGCLPNQFQSEPNTLFKCKNCNPCHNGTIRKNCAKDSDTICVCHHGYFLHKNNCNPCSSCNEEECKKDCPAMPSPSAFPSVKNDYWGTQGHTILLIGLVVVLAASLGLLFAVKLIKQYRQRVTTAIFYSCVSTQQPKKEPVSEVVINERKAATFAPVPPQIENMWTANSVPRSMVEQELPDCVRPAGKTQLPDNPVVLYTVADHVLLSRWKEFVRRLGLSDYEIERIELEQRRVRDAQYEMLRQWRLQMGQGATVERISYVLNQMELSGCSEAIQEALAGQP
- the TNFRSF1A gene encoding tumor necrosis factor receptor superfamily member 1A isoform X2, which translates into the protein MSATLREGLALMRTTEFLSHGEGRVNGIRAGLGGLLCRRGSYHGDVGYDRTMAHPEPSPALVATLILTLAWVWAEECLGVSPNPDTQQIHGTALGRKKREPKCQMGEYLHSNRTHCCMRCHAGTYLAEDCQSDKLVTICNRCPKGTFTATDNTLRKCISCQRCRSELQQITLSECTEKKDTVCGCLPNQFQSEPNTLFKCKNCNPCHNGTIRKNCAKDSDTICVCHHGYFLHKNNCNPCSSCNEEECKKDCPAMPSPSAFPSVKNDYWGHTILLIGLVVVLAASLGLLFAVKLIKQYRQRVTTAIFYSCVSTQQPKKEPVSEVSKVVINERKAATFAPVPPQIENMWTANSVPRSMVEQELPDCVRPAGKTQLPDNPVVLYTVADHVLLSRWKEFVRRLGLSDYEIERIELEQRRVRDAQYEMLRQWRLQMGQGATVERISYVLNQMELSGCSEAIQEALAGQP
- the TNFRSF1A gene encoding tumor necrosis factor receptor superfamily member 1A isoform X12, yielding MAHPEPSPALVATLILTLAWVWAEECLGVSPNPDTQQIHGTALGRKKREPKCQMGEYLHSNRTHCCMRCHAGTYLAEDCQSDKLVTICNRCPKGTFTATDNTLRKCISCQRCRSELQQITLSECTEKKDTVCGCLPNQFQSEPNTLFKCKNCNPCHNGTIRKNCAKDSDTICVCHHGYFLHKNNCNPCSSCNEEECKKDCPAMPSPSAFPSVKNDYWGHTILLIGLVVVLAASLGLLFAVKLIKQYRQRVTTAIFYSCVSTQQPKKEPVSEVVINERKAATFAPVPPQIENMWTANSVPRSMVEQELPDCVRPAGKTQLPDNPVVLYTVADHVLLSRWKEFVRRLGLSDYEIERIELEQRRVRDAQYEMLRQWRLQMGQGATVERISYVLNQMELSGCSEAIQEALAGQP
- the TNFRSF1A gene encoding tumor necrosis factor receptor superfamily member 1A isoform X10; translation: MAHPEPSPALVATLILTLAWVWAEECLGVSPNPDTQQIHGTALGRKKREPKCQMGEYLHSNRTHCCMRCHAGTYLAEDCQSDKLVTICNRCPKGTFTATDNTLRKCISCQRCRSELQQITLSECTEKKDTVCGCLPNQFQSEPNTLFKCKNCNPCHNGTIRKNCAKDSDTICVCHHGYFLHKNNCNPCSSCNEEECKKDCPAMPSPSAFPSVKNDYWGHTILLIGLVVVLAASLGLLFAVKLIKQYRQRVTTAIFYSCVSTQQPKKEPVSEVSKVVINERKAATFAPVPPQIENMWTANSVPRSMVEQELPDCVRPAGKTQLPDNPVVLYTVADHVLLSRWKEFVRRLGLSDYEIERIELEQRRVRDAQYEMLRQWRLQMGQGATVERISYVLNQMELSGCSEAIQEALAGQP
- the TNFRSF1A gene encoding tumor necrosis factor receptor superfamily member 1A isoform X7 codes for the protein MAHPEPSPALVATLILTLAWVWAEECLGVSPNPDTQQIHGTALGRKKREPKCQMGEYLHSNRTHCCMRCHAGTYLAEDCQSDKLVTICNRCPKGTFTATDNTLRKCISCQRCRSELQQITLSECTEKKDTVCGCLPNQFQSEPNTLFKCKNCNPCHNGTIRKNCAKDSDTICVCHHGYFLHKNNCNPCSRLVSCSYAPPTCATISASSFSCNEEECKKDCPAMPSPSAFPSVKNDYWGHTILLIGLVVVLAASLGLLFAVKLIKQYRQRVTTAIFYSCVSTQQPKKEPVSEVVINERKAATFAPVPPQIENMWTANSVPRSMVEQELPDCVRPAGKTQLPDNPVVLYTVADHVLLSRWKEFVRRLGLSDYEIERIELEQRRVRDAQYEMLRQWRLQMGQGATVERISYVLNQMELSGCSEAIQEALAGQP
- the TNFRSF1A gene encoding tumor necrosis factor receptor superfamily member 1A isoform X4, which produces MAHPEPSPALVATLILTLAWVWAEECLGVSPNPDTQQIHGTALGRKKREPKCQMGEYLHSNRTHCCMRCHAGTYLAEDCQSDKLVTICNRCPKGTFTATDNTLRKCISCQRCRSELQQITLSECTEKKDTVCGCLPNQFQSEPNTLFKCKNCNPCHNGTIRKNCAKDSDTICVCHHGYFLHKNNCNPCSRLVSCSYAPPTCATISASSFSCNEEECKKDCPAMPSPSAFPSVKNDYWGTQGHTILLIGLVVVLAASLGLLFAVKLIKQYRQRVTTAIFYSCVSTQQPKKEPVSEVSKVVINERKAATFAPVPPQIENMWTANSVPRSMVEQELPDCVRPAGKTQLPDNPVVLYTVADHVLLSRWKEFVRRLGLSDYEIERIELEQRRVRDAQYEMLRQWRLQMGQGATVERISYVLNQMELSGCSEAIQEALAGQP
- the TNFRSF1A gene encoding tumor necrosis factor receptor superfamily member 1A isoform X5, with amino-acid sequence MAHPEPSPALVATLILTLAWVWAEECLGVSPNPDTQQIHGTALGRKKREPKCQMGEYLHSNRTHCCMRCHAGTYLAEDCQSDKLVTICNRCPKGTFTATDNTLRKCISCQRCRSELQQITLSECTEKKDTVCGCLPNQFQSEPNTLFKCKNCNPCHNGTIRKNCAKDSDTICVCHHGYFLHKNNCNPCSRLVSCSYAPPTCATISASSFSCNEEECKKDCPAMPSPSAFPSVKNDYWGHTILLIGLVVVLAASLGLLFAVKLIKQYRQRVTTAIFYSCVSTQQPKKEPVSEVSKVVINERKAATFAPVPPQIENMWTANSVPRSMVEQELPDCVRPAGKTQLPDNPVVLYTVADHVLLSRWKEFVRRLGLSDYEIERIELEQRRVRDAQYEMLRQWRLQMGQGATVERISYVLNQMELSGCSEAIQEALAGQP